Proteins from a genomic interval of Bradyrhizobium sp. G127:
- a CDS encoding usg protein → MVSKATVPQVAVRDGAVSEDFKKQLAGYGLTTAEILYRRPDHHWLLQSYVWQNYDLFPNFPALKDFLAFWQAKLEGPLVAVTVAHSKLVKPAELKAIDGVFRLH, encoded by the coding sequence TCGAAAGCTACGGTCCCGCAGGTCGCTGTCCGTGACGGCGCTGTCTCCGAGGACTTCAAGAAGCAGCTCGCCGGTTACGGCCTGACGACGGCCGAAATCCTGTATCGCCGGCCCGATCACCACTGGCTGCTGCAATCCTACGTCTGGCAGAACTACGATCTGTTTCCGAACTTTCCGGCGCTGAAGGACTTTCTCGCCTTCTGGCAGGCCAAGCTGGAAGGGCCGCTGGTCGCCGTCACCGTCGCGCATTCGAAGCTGGTGAAGCCCGCCGAGCTGAAAGCGATCGACGGGGTGTTCCGGCTGCATTGA